One part of the Neoarius graeffei isolate fNeoGra1 chromosome 2, fNeoGra1.pri, whole genome shotgun sequence genome encodes these proteins:
- the abracl gene encoding costars family protein ABRACL isoform X1 yields MYGVSHCPSRSLSSGSQRCLLLVGIKMNVDHEVTLLVNEIHRLGSKNADGKISVKFGVLFNDDKCANLFEALVGTLKAAKRKKVITFQGELLLQGVHDNVDVILLQE; encoded by the exons ATGTATGGTGTTTCTCACTGTCCCTCCCGGAGTCTCAGCAGCGGCAGCCAGCGGTGTCTCCTGCTCG TGGGAATTAAAATGAACGTGGATCATGAAGTCACACTCCTCGTGAATGAAATTCACAGACTTGGCAGCAAAA ATGCAGATGGAAAAATCAGCGTCAAATTCGGTGTCCTGTTCAACGATGACAAGTGCGCCAACCTCTTCGAGGCACTCGTCGGGACACTGAAAGCAGCCAAGCGAAAGAAGGTCATCACGTTTCAGGGCGAACTCCTACTGCAAGGAGTTCATGACAATGTTGATGTTATACTACTGCAGGAATGA
- the abracl gene encoding costars family protein ABRACL isoform X2, translating to MNVDHEVTLLVNEIHRLGSKNADGKISVKFGVLFNDDKCANLFEALVGTLKAAKRKKVITFQGELLLQGVHDNVDVILLQE from the exons ATGAACGTGGATCATGAAGTCACACTCCTCGTGAATGAAATTCACAGACTTGGCAGCAAAA ATGCAGATGGAAAAATCAGCGTCAAATTCGGTGTCCTGTTCAACGATGACAAGTGCGCCAACCTCTTCGAGGCACTCGTCGGGACACTGAAAGCAGCCAAGCGAAAGAAGGTCATCACGTTTCAGGGCGAACTCCTACTGCAAGGAGTTCATGACAATGTTGATGTTATACTACTGCAGGAATGA